The following proteins come from a genomic window of Trinickia caryophylli:
- a CDS encoding UDP-glucuronic acid decarboxylase family protein encodes MKELDRKRILVTGGAGFLGSHLCERLVEAGHDVLCVDNFFTGTRENVAHLIPRSNFELMRHDITFPLYVEVDEIYNLACPASPVHYQYDPVRTTKTSVHGAINMLGLAKRVRAKIFQASTSEVYGDARVHPQKEDYWGHVNPIGPRSCYDEGKRCAETLFADYRRQYGLEVRIARIFNTYGPRMHPADGRVISNFMVQALSGDALTVYGDGAQTRSLCYVDDMIDAFMRLMDAPDGSCNPVNLGNPHEITMIELARRVLDATDASDGTDATDAEERIAFRPLPIDDPWHRQPDISAARALLGWEPTTSLDEGLRKTAAYFRERLDAAGAGGSHAYTLRALRARA; translated from the coding sequence GTGAAGGAACTCGATCGAAAACGGATTCTCGTCACGGGTGGCGCGGGCTTTCTAGGCTCGCACCTGTGCGAACGGCTCGTCGAAGCGGGCCACGACGTACTATGCGTCGACAATTTTTTCACGGGCACGCGCGAAAACGTCGCGCATCTGATTCCACGCAGCAATTTCGAGCTGATGCGGCACGACATCACGTTCCCGCTTTACGTCGAGGTCGACGAGATCTACAACCTCGCCTGCCCCGCATCGCCCGTGCATTATCAGTACGACCCCGTTCGCACGACGAAAACGAGCGTACACGGCGCCATCAACATGCTCGGACTCGCGAAGCGCGTGCGGGCGAAAATATTTCAAGCCTCGACGAGCGAAGTCTATGGCGACGCCCGCGTGCATCCGCAAAAGGAGGACTACTGGGGGCACGTCAATCCGATCGGTCCGCGCTCGTGCTACGACGAGGGCAAGCGCTGCGCCGAAACGCTCTTTGCCGACTACCGTCGGCAATACGGCCTCGAAGTTCGAATCGCACGCATTTTCAATACGTACGGCCCACGCATGCATCCGGCCGACGGGCGCGTGATATCGAATTTCATGGTGCAGGCGCTGTCGGGCGACGCGCTGACCGTGTACGGCGACGGTGCCCAAACACGCTCGCTGTGCTATGTCGACGACATGATCGATGCGTTCATGCGGCTGATGGATGCACCCGACGGAAGCTGCAATCCCGTCAATCTCGGCAATCCGCACGAGATCACGATGATCGAGCTCGCGCGCCGCGTGCTCGACGCAACCGATGCAAGCGATGGGACCGACGCAACCGACGCCGAAGAGCGGATCGCCTTTCGTCCCCTGCCGATCGACGACCCGTGGCACCGGCAGCCCGACATCTCCGCCGCGCGCGCGCTGCTGGGCTGGGAGCCCACGACGTCGCTCGACGAGGGCCTGCGCAAAACCGCCGCCTACTTCCGGGAACGGCTCGACGCAGCGGGTGCAGGCGGCTCGCACGCGTATACGCTGAGGGCGCTCAGGGCTCGAGCTTGA
- a CDS encoding glycosyltransferase yields the protein MRRERRLRVLTWHVHGNYLYYLTQAPHEFWLVTRPGNPPGHAGRTGVLPWGDNVHEVDAADVPAHEFDLVLYQHREHWDKDRLTVLSDAQRRLPRVYLEHDPPQNNAFCERHWVDDENTLLVHVTHFNRLMWDNGGTPTRVIEHGVVVPEGVRYTGELERGVVVINNLASRGRRLGADVFEQVSARVPLDLVGMNSEQAGGLGEVGNLDLAAFTARYRLFFNPIRWTSLGLAIVEAMTIGMPIVGLATTELATVIRNGENGFVATDADALVASMQALLRDPREAKRLGDGARRTALERFAIGRFVDDWCAVLREVTH from the coding sequence ATGCGACGTGAGCGACGTCTGCGCGTGCTGACCTGGCACGTGCACGGCAACTACCTCTACTACCTCACACAGGCACCGCACGAGTTCTGGCTCGTCACGCGCCCGGGCAATCCGCCCGGGCATGCCGGGCGCACGGGCGTGCTGCCCTGGGGCGACAACGTGCACGAAGTGGACGCGGCGGACGTGCCTGCCCACGAGTTCGATCTCGTGCTCTACCAGCATCGCGAGCACTGGGACAAGGACCGCCTGACGGTGCTGTCCGACGCGCAGCGCCGCTTGCCGCGCGTCTATCTCGAGCACGACCCGCCGCAGAACAACGCGTTTTGCGAACGGCACTGGGTAGACGACGAAAACACGCTGCTCGTGCACGTCACGCATTTCAACCGCCTGATGTGGGACAACGGCGGCACACCCACACGCGTCATCGAGCACGGTGTCGTCGTGCCCGAGGGCGTGCGCTACACGGGCGAGCTCGAGCGCGGCGTCGTCGTCATCAATAATCTGGCGAGCCGCGGCCGGCGGCTCGGCGCGGACGTCTTCGAGCAGGTATCGGCGCGCGTGCCGCTCGATCTCGTGGGCATGAATTCCGAGCAGGCCGGCGGCTTGGGCGAAGTCGGCAATCTCGATCTCGCCGCGTTTACGGCCCGCTACCGGTTGTTCTTCAACCCGATCCGCTGGACGAGCCTCGGCCTCGCGATCGTCGAGGCGATGACGATCGGCATGCCGATCGTCGGACTTGCGACCACGGAACTGGCCACGGTGATACGCAACGGCGAGAACGGCTTCGTGGCAACCGACGCGGATGCACTCGTTGCCTCCATGCAAGCGCTGCTGCGCGACCCGCGCGAGGCCAAGCGCCTCGGCGACGGCGCACGCCGCACGGCACTCGAGCGTTTCGCGATCGGCCGATTCGTGGACGACTGGTGCGCCGTACTGCGCGAGGTGACGCACTGA
- a CDS encoding carbamoyltransferase family protein encodes MYTLGINAVYHDSAAALVHDGVVIAAAEDERFTHVKHAKRPVPFSTWQLPFDAIDYCLREAGITLADIDHVAYSYDPSLLPAMPSTTRGGATVPLPLQPSLHRPADPSASPWDPLFLTYIVNARDQLVDGAPHHLARRFRAPEDGHRFAWHYVEHHLAHEASAFLAAPYGDTAVLTMDGRGEGVTTSLGQFAGGHYKRLKQVELPHSLGLLYEAVTAWLGFLHSSDEYKVMALGAFGTPAYADVFREIVRYRGDGSYTVDEPRLVERFGAPRERGGPLEQRHYDIAASLQLVLEETVLELANWLHARTGLPRLCMAGGVALNCVMNARIRDKGPFDEVWVQPAAGDAGTALGAGLWIDWRERGRLGDHERRWAMDHAYLGPAYSDPEIEQFLRWSKVPFERLTDVAAQTADLLASGQVIGWFQGRTEFGPRALGARSILASPVDPQMQAKLNEIKDREDFRPVAPVVMEELAADWFVGARTAPFMLFIFDVRPERAERIPAVRHVDGTARVQTINRQQHPLYYDLLAEFHARTGVPILVNTSFNTRGEPMVNSPRDALESFWTSPLDALVIGPFLIRKDVARGSRS; translated from the coding sequence ATGTACACCCTTGGAATCAATGCCGTCTATCACGACAGTGCCGCAGCCCTGGTGCACGACGGTGTCGTCATCGCCGCCGCGGAAGACGAGCGATTCACGCACGTCAAGCACGCCAAGCGGCCCGTGCCGTTCTCCACGTGGCAGTTGCCGTTCGATGCCATCGACTACTGCCTGCGCGAGGCCGGCATCACGCTCGCCGACATCGACCATGTGGCCTACTCCTACGATCCGTCGCTGCTGCCGGCGATGCCGTCCACCACGCGCGGCGGCGCGACGGTCCCGCTGCCCTTGCAGCCTTCGCTGCACCGGCCGGCCGACCCGTCGGCCTCGCCGTGGGATCCGCTTTTTCTGACTTATATCGTCAACGCGCGCGACCAACTCGTCGACGGCGCCCCGCACCATCTCGCCAGACGCTTTCGCGCCCCCGAAGACGGGCACCGGTTCGCCTGGCACTACGTCGAGCATCATCTCGCGCACGAAGCGAGTGCGTTTCTCGCTGCGCCCTATGGCGACACGGCCGTACTCACGATGGACGGGCGCGGCGAAGGCGTGACGACGAGCCTCGGGCAATTCGCCGGCGGGCACTACAAGCGGCTCAAGCAAGTCGAACTGCCGCATTCGCTCGGCTTGCTCTACGAGGCCGTGACCGCATGGCTCGGCTTTTTGCACTCGTCCGACGAGTACAAGGTCATGGCGCTCGGCGCCTTCGGCACACCCGCCTATGCCGACGTCTTCCGCGAAATCGTCCGCTACCGCGGCGACGGCAGCTATACCGTGGACGAGCCGCGGCTCGTGGAGCGTTTCGGCGCACCGCGCGAGCGCGGCGGCCCGCTCGAGCAGCGCCATTACGACATCGCCGCCTCGTTGCAGCTGGTGCTCGAGGAAACCGTACTCGAACTCGCGAACTGGCTGCACGCGCGTACTGGATTGCCGCGTCTTTGCATGGCCGGCGGCGTGGCGCTGAACTGCGTCATGAACGCGCGCATTCGCGACAAAGGGCCGTTCGACGAAGTGTGGGTACAGCCGGCGGCAGGCGACGCCGGTACCGCGCTCGGCGCCGGGCTATGGATCGACTGGCGCGAGCGCGGCCGGCTCGGCGATCACGAGCGCCGCTGGGCCATGGATCACGCCTATCTCGGCCCGGCTTATTCAGACCCCGAGATCGAGCAATTCCTGCGCTGGTCGAAGGTGCCTTTCGAGCGGCTCACCGACGTTGCGGCGCAAACGGCCGATCTGCTCGCTTCGGGGCAGGTAATCGGCTGGTTCCAGGGCCGAACCGAATTCGGGCCGCGCGCGCTCGGCGCGCGCTCGATTCTCGCGTCGCCGGTCGACCCGCAAATGCAGGCAAAGCTCAACGAGATCAAGGATCGGGAAGACTTCAGGCCGGTGGCGCCCGTGGTCATGGAAGAGCTGGCCGCCGACTGGTTCGTCGGCGCACGCACCGCCCCCTTCATGCTTTTCATCTTCGACGTACGGCCTGAGCGGGCCGAGCGCATTCCGGCCGTGCGGCATGTGGACGGCACAGCGCGCGTGCAGACCATCAACCGGCAGCAGCACCCGCTCTACTACGATCTGCTCGCGGAGTTTCACGCGCGCACCGGCGTACCGATCCTCGTCAATACGTCGTTCAACACGCGCGGCGAGCCGATGGTCAATTCGCCGCGCGACGCGCTCGAATCGTTCTGGACCTCGCCGCTCGATGCGCTCGTGATCGGGCCGTTCCTGATCCGCAAGGACGTTGCGCGAGGGAGCCGCTCATGA
- a CDS encoding glycosyltransferase family 9 protein — protein sequence MKRILCVRLDRLGDVLMTTPAIHALRHAVPGRHVTLLSSSVGADVAPFLRDVDEAISYDAPWHGFASPPDPMADLAMVHTLRTRNFDAAVIFTVYSQNPLPAAMLCHLAGIPRRLAYCRENPYDLLTDWVCETEPQGGLRHEAQRQLDLVAKIGATTADPRMRFDLGARERRALTRRLIARGIAPHGPWFVIHPGASAASRRYPPERFGEAAARLARLTALPILLTGAADERNLIREVMTAAGPSAQPRLHDLSGQLGIGELAALIERAAVLIANNSGPVHLASALGTPVVDLYALTNPQHTPWQTEQRVLFRDVDCRWCYRSVCPKGHHACLLGVPATEVASAALELALKDGRLPAEAERVHPTTAPHAADLPF from the coding sequence GTGAAGCGGATCCTCTGTGTGCGCCTGGACCGGCTCGGCGACGTGCTCATGACTACGCCGGCCATACACGCCTTGCGCCATGCGGTGCCGGGACGACACGTGACATTGCTGAGCTCGTCGGTCGGCGCGGATGTCGCGCCGTTCTTGCGCGATGTCGATGAAGCGATCTCTTATGACGCGCCCTGGCACGGCTTCGCCAGCCCGCCCGATCCAATGGCCGATCTCGCGATGGTGCACACGTTGCGCACACGGAACTTCGACGCAGCCGTCATCTTCACCGTGTACAGCCAGAACCCGCTGCCCGCCGCGATGCTGTGCCATCTGGCCGGCATTCCGCGGCGGCTCGCCTACTGCCGAGAGAACCCCTACGACCTGCTCACCGACTGGGTATGCGAAACCGAGCCGCAAGGCGGCCTGCGGCACGAGGCACAGCGGCAGCTCGATCTCGTTGCGAAGATCGGCGCGACGACGGCCGACCCGCGCATGCGCTTCGACCTGGGTGCGCGCGAACGGCGTGCCCTCACGCGGCGTCTCATTGCGCGCGGCATCGCGCCGCACGGCCCGTGGTTCGTCATTCACCCGGGTGCGAGCGCGGCATCGCGTCGCTACCCGCCCGAGCGCTTCGGCGAAGCCGCCGCGCGCCTTGCCCGACTGACGGCACTGCCGATCCTGCTGACCGGCGCCGCAGACGAGCGCAATCTGATTCGCGAGGTCATGACGGCGGCGGGCCCATCGGCGCAACCACGCCTGCACGATCTGTCCGGCCAGCTCGGCATCGGCGAGCTGGCCGCGCTGATCGAACGCGCGGCTGTTCTCATCGCCAACAACAGCGGGCCCGTGCATCTGGCCTCCGCGCTCGGCACCCCCGTGGTCGACCTCTATGCGCTGACGAACCCGCAGCACACCCCTTGGCAAACCGAGCAGCGCGTGCTCTTTCGCGATGTGGATTGCCGCTGGTGCTACCGCAGTGTCTGTCCCAAAGGGCATCACGCCTGCTTGCTCGGCGTGCCGGCCACCGAAGTGGCGAGCGCCGCGCTCGAACTCGCGCTCAAGGACGGCAGGCTGCCGGCCGAAGCCGAGCGCGTGCATCCGACCACTGCGCCTCATGCGGCGGACCTGCCGTTTTGA
- a CDS encoding zinc-dependent alcohol dehydrogenase: protein MKAVVFHGIGDIRLDTVPDPTLQAPSDAIVRLTSSAICGTDLHMVRGTLSGMKPGTILGHEGVGIVEEVGAQVRNLSKGDRVLIPSTISCGYCSYCRSGYTAQCDNANPNGRLGGTAFFGGPQASGPFHGLQAQYARTPLAHASLVRLPDDIDDDRAILMSDIFPTGWFGAQLAGVRVGDTVAVFGAGPVGQFAIASAKLMGAGRVFAIDRLASRLTMARAQGAETIDFDREDPVEMLRQFTGGIGVDRVIDAVGVDAERAQGGPASSSGAARAFDAELRQVAPQHAPEADAEDGSWKPGSGPTQALQWAVQAVAKAGTVSVIGVYPPSLTTFPIGEAMNRNLVVRMGNCNHRSIIPHLVELVRSGATDPTSILTQREPIMHAIDAYKAFDAREPGWMKVKLEP, encoded by the coding sequence ATGAAAGCAGTGGTATTTCACGGCATAGGCGATATCCGACTCGACACCGTACCCGATCCGACGCTGCAGGCGCCGTCGGACGCGATCGTCCGGCTCACGTCGAGCGCGATATGCGGCACGGACTTGCATATGGTTCGCGGTACGTTGAGCGGCATGAAGCCGGGCACGATCCTCGGGCACGAAGGCGTGGGTATCGTCGAAGAGGTCGGCGCGCAGGTGCGCAATCTGTCGAAGGGCGACCGCGTATTGATTCCGTCGACGATTTCCTGCGGATACTGTTCCTATTGCCGCTCGGGCTACACGGCTCAATGCGACAACGCGAATCCCAACGGGCGCCTCGGCGGGACTGCCTTTTTCGGCGGCCCGCAGGCAAGCGGCCCGTTTCACGGGCTGCAGGCGCAGTACGCGCGCACGCCGCTCGCGCATGCGAGCCTCGTGCGTCTGCCCGACGACATCGATGACGACCGCGCGATTCTGATGTCCGACATCTTTCCGACCGGCTGGTTCGGGGCGCAGCTCGCAGGCGTGCGCGTGGGCGATACGGTGGCCGTGTTCGGCGCGGGGCCGGTCGGTCAGTTCGCCATTGCAAGCGCGAAGCTCATGGGGGCCGGCCGCGTATTCGCGATCGACCGACTGGCGTCGCGGCTGACGATGGCGCGAGCGCAAGGCGCCGAGACGATCGATTTCGATCGGGAGGACCCCGTCGAGATGCTGCGGCAGTTCACGGGTGGCATCGGCGTGGATCGCGTAATCGATGCGGTGGGCGTGGATGCGGAGCGCGCGCAGGGCGGTCCGGCATCGAGCAGCGGCGCGGCACGCGCGTTCGACGCCGAGCTCAGGCAGGTTGCACCGCAGCACGCGCCCGAAGCGGATGCTGAAGACGGTAGCTGGAAGCCGGGAAGCGGGCCGACCCAGGCGTTGCAATGGGCCGTGCAGGCCGTGGCGAAAGCGGGAACGGTCAGCGTGATCGGCGTGTATCCGCCGAGTCTGACGACGTTCCCGATCGGCGAGGCGATGAACCGCAATCTCGTCGTGCGCATGGGCAACTGCAATCACCGCTCCATCATTCCGCATCTCGTCGAACTCGTGCGCAGCGGCGCGACGGATCCGACATCGATCCTCACGCAACGCGAGCCCATCATGCATGCGATCGACGCCTACAAGGCATTCGATGCGCGCGAGCCCGGCTGGATGAAAGTCAAGCTCGAGCCCTGA
- a CDS encoding glycosyltransferase family 4 protein: MKIALVSEHASPLAVAGGVDSGGQNIYVANVARQLRRAGHQVDVFTRRDRALLPAVSDMDGVRVVHVPAGPPTQMPKEALLPYMPAFADFLLGFCRQERTLYDVIHANFFMSGLASLKAKDALGVPLVMTFHALGKVRRLHQGADDGFPDARFSIEERLVREADLVIAECPQDAADLREHYAMDPARIEIVPCGFDPAEFVPTDRAGARTALGWPSSQFAVLQLGRLVPRKGIDNVVRAHALLRQRENVDAHLYVVGGNADLPNEIATPEIARLRGVAATCGASEHVTFVGRRGRAQLREFYGAADVFVTTPWYEPFGITPIEAMACARPVVGADVGGIRYTVVDGKTGFLVPPRDPEALAERLARLAHDPALADRMGQAGHERAHAQFTWKGVAQQLEDVYRRVARVPADETVADETVAAETRRDRRAPEAASVRAAAGRG, translated from the coding sequence ATGAAAATCGCACTGGTCAGTGAACACGCGTCTCCGCTCGCCGTGGCTGGGGGCGTCGACAGCGGCGGACAGAACATCTACGTGGCCAACGTCGCGCGGCAGTTGCGCCGCGCCGGTCACCAGGTCGATGTGTTCACGCGGCGCGACCGCGCGCTGCTGCCGGCCGTGTCCGATATGGACGGAGTGCGCGTCGTCCATGTACCGGCCGGCCCGCCCACGCAAATGCCGAAAGAAGCGTTGCTGCCGTATATGCCGGCATTCGCCGATTTCCTGCTGGGCTTTTGCCGGCAGGAACGCACGCTCTACGATGTCATTCACGCGAACTTCTTCATGTCGGGGCTGGCGTCGCTGAAGGCAAAAGACGCGCTCGGCGTACCGCTCGTCATGACGTTTCATGCGCTTGGCAAGGTCCGCCGGCTGCATCAGGGTGCCGACGACGGCTTCCCCGATGCGCGCTTTTCGATCGAGGAGCGGCTCGTGCGCGAGGCGGATCTCGTCATCGCGGAGTGCCCTCAGGATGCCGCCGATCTTCGCGAGCACTACGCAATGGATCCGGCCCGCATCGAAATCGTGCCCTGCGGCTTCGACCCCGCCGAGTTCGTGCCGACCGACCGCGCGGGTGCCCGCACCGCGCTCGGTTGGCCGAGCAGCCAGTTCGCCGTGCTGCAGCTCGGGCGCCTCGTACCGCGCAAGGGCATCGACAACGTCGTGCGTGCACACGCGCTGCTGCGCCAGCGCGAAAACGTCGATGCGCATCTGTATGTGGTCGGCGGCAATGCCGATCTGCCGAATGAAATCGCCACGCCCGAAATCGCGCGACTGCGCGGAGTGGCCGCGACCTGCGGCGCGAGCGAACACGTAACGTTCGTCGGACGGCGTGGGCGCGCCCAGTTGCGCGAGTTCTACGGCGCCGCCGATGTCTTCGTCACCACGCCGTGGTACGAGCCGTTCGGCATCACACCGATCGAAGCAATGGCCTGCGCACGCCCCGTCGTCGGCGCCGACGTGGGGGGGATCCGCTATACGGTCGTTGACGGCAAAACCGGTTTCCTGGTGCCGCCCCGCGACCCCGAAGCACTGGCGGAGCGGCTCGCACGCCTCGCGCACGACCCGGCGCTGGCCGACCGCATGGGCCAGGCGGGACACGAGCGCGCGCATGCGCAATTCACGTGGAAGGGGGTGGCGCAACAGTTGGAGGACGTTTATCGGCGCGTGGCGCGCGTGCCGGCCGACGAAACCGTCGCCGACGAAACCGTCGCCGCCGAAACGCGCCGCGACCGGCGCGCCCCCGAAGCGGCCAGCGTGCGCGCGGCTGCGGGCCGTGGATGA
- a CDS encoding D-glycero-alpha-D-manno-heptose-1,7-bisphosphate 7-phosphatase, protein MKKRAVLLDKDGTLLDDVPYNVAPSLMRFAPGAAEALALFAAHGFRLIVISNQSGVALGRFRYEALGAVQARLREMFAACGTTLDAAYWCPHHPAGTVAQYAVSCTCRKPAPGLLVRAAREHALDLAQSWFVGDILDDVEAGTRAGCRTALVDNGNETEWRDGPLRRPTLRAPDLHRAALAIAAYECAESKNASPAAPASGERS, encoded by the coding sequence ATGAAAAAACGTGCCGTTTTGCTCGACAAGGACGGAACCCTGCTCGACGACGTGCCCTACAACGTCGCTCCCTCGCTGATGCGGTTCGCGCCCGGCGCGGCCGAAGCGCTCGCGCTCTTCGCGGCGCATGGCTTCCGGCTCATCGTCATCAGCAATCAGAGCGGCGTCGCGCTCGGGCGCTTTCGCTATGAGGCGCTCGGCGCCGTGCAAGCGCGGCTGCGCGAGATGTTCGCCGCGTGCGGTACCACGCTCGACGCCGCCTATTGGTGTCCTCATCATCCCGCGGGCACCGTCGCGCAGTACGCCGTATCCTGCACTTGCAGAAAGCCCGCTCCTGGACTGCTCGTGCGTGCCGCGCGCGAACACGCGCTCGATCTGGCGCAAAGCTGGTTCGTCGGCGACATTCTCGACGATGTCGAAGCGGGCACACGCGCGGGTTGCCGCACGGCACTCGTCGACAACGGGAACGAAACGGAGTGGCGCGACGGCCCGCTGCGCCGCCCGACGCTGCGGGCACCGGACCTGCATCGCGCCGCGCTCGCCATTGCCGCCTACGAGTGTGCCGAATCGAAGAACGCGTCGCCCGCCGCGCCCGCGAGCGGAGAGCGCTCATGA
- a CDS encoding glycosyltransferase family 9 protein has product MLCAVPALRALRAAWPRAHIALIGLPWAARFVERFDTLVDELIVFPGARGFPEQEETDAGLPRFFAAMRERRFDLAIQLHGSGGPANAIVRSLGAEACAGFLQPHEAPAPGFILWPDVLPEPRRYLALVRALGIEGADDTLWFPLTAPDRCEYAALETAHGIEPERLVLLHPGAQLPSRRWPPARFAEVGDALSADGWQIAITGTSSETSITADVLGAMSAPALHLTGCTTLGGLAALVSRARLVVCNDTGISHVAAAMRTPSVVIASGSDTRRWAPLDRERHRVLADYPTCRPCSFRHCPYGHACALNVSVERVVDTALEQLARRLRARPAAPGVLHARRTRRAKERSHAT; this is encoded by the coding sequence ATGCTGTGTGCCGTACCCGCCCTGCGAGCGCTGCGGGCCGCGTGGCCGCGCGCGCACATCGCCCTGATCGGGCTGCCCTGGGCCGCCCGCTTCGTCGAGCGATTCGATACGCTGGTCGACGAACTGATCGTGTTCCCCGGGGCGCGCGGCTTTCCCGAACAGGAGGAAACGGATGCCGGCCTGCCCCGCTTTTTTGCGGCGATGCGCGAGCGCCGCTTCGACCTCGCGATCCAGCTGCACGGCAGCGGCGGGCCGGCCAATGCGATCGTCCGATCGCTCGGCGCCGAGGCATGCGCGGGCTTCCTGCAGCCACACGAGGCGCCCGCGCCCGGCTTCATCCTTTGGCCCGACGTACTGCCCGAGCCGCGCCGCTATCTTGCGCTCGTCCGCGCGCTCGGCATCGAAGGCGCCGACGACACGCTCTGGTTTCCATTGACGGCGCCCGATCGCTGCGAATACGCCGCGCTGGAAACAGCGCACGGCATCGAGCCGGAACGACTCGTGCTGCTGCATCCCGGCGCACAGTTGCCGTCGCGCCGGTGGCCGCCCGCGCGCTTCGCCGAGGTGGGCGACGCGCTTTCGGCCGACGGCTGGCAGATCGCGATCACAGGCACCTCGAGCGAAACCTCGATCACCGCCGACGTGCTCGGCGCGATGTCGGCACCGGCGCTGCATCTGACCGGCTGCACGACGCTCGGGGGGCTCGCCGCGCTCGTCTCGCGCGCCCGGCTCGTGGTCTGCAACGACACCGGTATCTCGCACGTTGCGGCGGCCATGCGCACGCCGAGCGTCGTCATCGCCTCAGGCAGCGACACGCGCAGGTGGGCGCCGCTCGACCGCGAACGCCATCGTGTGCTGGCCGATTATCCGACCTGCCGCCCCTGCTCTTTCCGCCACTGCCCGTACGGTCACGCGTGCGCGCTGAACGTGAGCGTCGAGCGCGTGGTCGACACGGCGCTCGAGCAACTGGCGCGGCGCCTGCGCGCGCGTCCCGCGGCGCCGGGTGTCTTGCATGCGCGCCGCACACGGCGCGCAAAGGAGCGCAGTCATGCGACGTGA
- a CDS encoding glycosyltransferase family 2 protein: MNVREQQTTLEPLERETTLAPQTGGTQRACADRCAEALALRVSVVVPTWRRPDLLGRCLRALAAQTLPPDCYEIVVCDDGPDDGTRELVANVADTHAARGLHVDYLPISATQGPAAARNAGWRRARAPIVAFTDDDTIPDARWLEAGLAALADGAMAASGAIVVPVAPIGRAPTDYEADASGLARAEFATANAFVRRAALAAVGGFDERFTAAWREDSDLQFALLRTGAQIVRAENAVVVHPVRPARWGVSLSQQKKSCFEALLYSKHRDLYKTRIARTAPWRYYAIVLAAMAACAAAIGGAYGVAASAGAVWAVLTARFFAQRMRARSRHWKHVAEMAVTSAVIPFLSIYWRIRGAIRYRIWFL, encoded by the coding sequence ATGAACGTTCGCGAGCAGCAAACGACCCTCGAGCCGCTCGAACGCGAAACGACGCTCGCGCCGCAAACGGGCGGCACGCAGCGCGCGTGCGCCGACCGGTGCGCGGAGGCGCTGGCGCTGCGCGTATCGGTCGTCGTGCCCACCTGGCGGCGGCCCGATCTGCTCGGGCGTTGCCTTCGCGCGCTCGCCGCGCAAACGCTGCCGCCCGACTGCTACGAAATCGTCGTATGCGACGACGGGCCCGACGACGGCACGCGCGAACTCGTCGCGAACGTCGCCGATACCCATGCCGCGCGCGGCTTACACGTCGATTATCTGCCGATCAGTGCGACGCAAGGGCCGGCCGCCGCCCGCAATGCCGGCTGGCGCCGCGCCCGCGCACCCATCGTCGCATTCACCGACGACGACACGATACCCGACGCCCGCTGGCTCGAAGCCGGCCTCGCCGCGCTCGCCGATGGTGCGATGGCAGCGTCGGGCGCGATCGTGGTGCCCGTGGCGCCGATCGGCCGCGCGCCGACCGACTATGAAGCCGACGCGAGCGGATTGGCGCGCGCCGAGTTCGCCACCGCGAACGCATTCGTCAGACGTGCGGCGCTGGCTGCCGTCGGCGGATTCGACGAACGATTCACCGCGGCATGGCGCGAAGACTCCGATCTGCAGTTTGCGTTGCTGCGCACGGGCGCACAGATCGTGCGAGCGGAAAACGCCGTCGTCGTGCATCCGGTGCGGCCGGCGCGGTGGGGCGTGAGTCTTTCGCAGCAGAAAAAGAGCTGCTTCGAAGCACTGCTTTATAGCAAACATCGCGACCTCTACAAGACACGAATCGCGCGCACGGCACCATGGCGCTACTACGCGATCGTGCTCGCGGCGATGGCGGCCTGCGCCGCGGCGATCGGCGGGGCATATGGCGTCGCCGCGAGCGCGGGCGCAGTGTGGGCCGTGCTGACCGCACGCTTCTTCGCGCAGCGCATGCGCGCGCGCAGCCGGCATTGGAAGCACGTCGCCGAAATGGCCGTCACCTCGGCGGTCATCCCGTTCCTCTCCATCTACTGGCGCATCCGCGGCGCCATTCGCTACCGCATATGGTTCCTGTGA